A stretch of DNA from Malus sylvestris chromosome 9, drMalSylv7.2, whole genome shotgun sequence:
TGTTCCGGGGCTTAATTCTGTGGTTTGAGGGCGAGAGGGATCAGCGTCACTGCCAACAAGCACAGCATCCCGACTGCTAGACACTGCAGCCCTCCTCGATGATCCACTTGACCGCATGAAATTAGAACTTGATAACTGCATGACCCATGTAAAATGAATGGAATCAATTAATCCAAAACTGTACAAACCCAAATAACAATGAATAAAATGAAATATCTGTAGAACTGAGAGAATATTGTCAAATTAGTTAATCGAAAATAACCAAGCGGGATGAAAGTTTAATGAATCAAGATTTAAACAGAAACGCGTTACCATTGCATCTTTAGAAAGAGATCGATCATTTGCAGCAGGACTTTTTTGCCTAGAAATGTTTCCAGAATTTAGAATCGGTCCAGAGTTTCTCCTACGAGAAGGATCTGACAATGACCAACCGGTTGGTCTACCTTCCTCACCACCTGCAAAAAGTTAAGAACAAAACGTGAATAAATAACAGTTGAGGTActtgaaaagaaagacaaacaAATACTAGAATAAAATATAACAAGAAACACTTCAAGGAGATTGGGAGAACACTTATAACAGCCATATAAAGTAACCCGAATGATGCAGCAAAACAAGTATGTCACTGCACTTTCAAGGTACTAAACTAGGTAAACAGGGAGACATGAAACAGAGTTTTGGCATCCAAATGAATTGCTGCTATGtagaaaatgaaatgaatgGCATAATTACCAGATTGTCTTTCGGCATTTGCCACAGTCGGAGGCAAGCCAGAGCTCGGACCAGCATTAGGACCCTATTCAATATAAAGTAATGTCAGATTAATGTATGCACTAAAATGCACTGAAAATGTACCATTACAGCACTTACAAGAGGCCGAGTAGGAGGTGTGGCAATCTGTGACTGCTGATATTTCAAGATAGTCCAATCAAAGACGTAATCAAACTGAAAACCTGAAGAAAGAAGACAACCATGTCAGTAGGCATGGTTAACGACCTAACATCAATAGAGTTGCTGCAACCTATCAAAGAACAATTTCAAACCTTCCCGAATAAAAAGATCACGAAAGAGTCTCTTCAGATAAGCATAATCTGGTTTATCATCAAACCTCAGAGACCTACAGTAATGGAAGTATGACGCAAACTCTGTGGGATACCCACGGCATAATGCCTACGAAAGAATTAAGAGAAAAACCAGTGAATATTCCCTAACGAATAAAATTCTATACCATCTTAtgtctttataaaaaatatatattaacaaAGAATTGTAATCATTATATTTCAGCTTACCTCGATAGAAGTTGACACTTTTTTTTCACTGATCTTCTCATACTTCTGCTTTTTCGTTCCCGCTTTCAGTCCTTGCCAAGGAAGACTTAAGAAGGAGAACAAATGGTCATAAAACAATAGAACAtgcaaatatatacacacacatatgacAATGGCAGGCACAATAATTACCTTCCTCGTAGAAAGTACATGAGCACATATCCAAGTGATTCTAAATCATCCCTGCGGCTTTGTTCTATGCAGCATAAAATTAACACGATCAGACTAACATGATAGgcagaagaagaagggaaaaagctacggaagagggagagagagagagcttaccAATGCCAAGGTGGGTATTCATGCTTGCATATCTTGCAGTACCAGTCAAATTCTTATTTTCTCTGCAGTTAAATAATTACCAAATCAACTTTAGTTTACCACTTCATATATGTTATCTTCGTATCTATTACAAGCATACTTTATTTTTTCACAGAAACACCTAACATAAAAAGGCTAAGAAAGACATGAATTGTCAACAGTATTGAACTGGGGCAGTTCCCAAAATGAAAAGACGAATTGATCACAATATAGAGAATAAATTGCATGCAAGCAATATCGTGTGGTTTTCTTCCCAAATCATTTATTTGTGGTCTAGATACTGACCAACTCCTTCCCTCCTTCCCTTTGGATGGTTAAAACAAACACCAGAAACCAAAAGAAAGTAATATTATAAGTCCCCTAAAATATGATTAGTCAACGACTACCATTAtttaaaagggaactttaacgaaatacCACCATTTTACACAAAAaactcaatcctggtactattcactttactctttattttgtccttgtcgttaaaactcaaagttttcaagcctttttcataatttttcctTATTTAAAATGCTTAACTAAACTTCGGTACTCTAGCCCAGAGTCACTAGACAAAATTAAATGACATTAGCACACAGTCCCTACACCTAGTTTATTATATCTAATGGTGCTATCCATACATCCCTTATCAGTATATGGACAGCTATCTCTCGAGCACAAGTTTAGGCTCGGCCTCAATGGGAAAATAAGAGCACCTAACAATGTATCTTCAGACCAAGAACTCTTCAAAATGATAATCCACTGATGTTACAACGGACATCTATTGCAACAAGAGTTAAAAACAGACACAACAAAGAGCAACCACTTAAAGAATAGGGTAGAAATCTTGATAcacattttacttttaaaaatagGAACAAGAACAGAAGTAAAAGCATTTCATATTTGAGGCCAGCTATGTAACTAAGTAATATAAACCAAGAATCAATTATTAAATAATCCAAACAAACCAACCTATAAGGAATATGCTGATGAGTCGAAGTGTCTCTATACTTCTTAGCGAGACCGAAGTCAATGATGTAAATCTACATGAAAGAACAGATTTTTAATgcatttatatataaaaaaacgcATAATCAAAACCAAAGTTTCAGAGTGAGTCACAGaacaaggaaaaaaacaaatttaaatagAAAGTTCCAAAAACCTGATTTGCTCGTCGACCCAAGCCCATTAGGAAATTGTCTGGTTTGATATCACGATGTAGAAATGACTTGGAATGAACAAACTCCACTCGATTGATCTGACACAAGTTCCAAGACTCAGATGAACAAACTGCAAGGAAGATTAGATTCTAGAAGAAAATGCATCTGTGAAAAGAATCCTACCATTTGATCTGCAAGCATGAGAACAGTCTTAAGAGACAATTTCCTACTGCAAAAGTTGAACAAATCTTCAAGACTAGGTCCCAGTAAATCCATCACAAGAACATTGTAGTCTCCTTCAGTGCCAAACCATCTCACGTTTGGAACTCCAGCTGCGAAAATTGTATATAGTAGCCAGTTCAGAAAGATACATGCCAGACCTTGCAAAATATTGAAAAGCAACACTGATAGTGGTAAAGGCCATTACTTCCTCCCTGTAGTATTTTATACAGCTTTGATTCATACAACAATTGCGGatgctttgttttgacattttcCTGAGAAAAAGAAGTACAATGAAATTTAAGCAAATTAAACGTATAAATTGGCAAATTCATCCAaatatgcacacacacacaaaacgaTGATCATAACCAGATTTCTAACATTTATCCTCACAACACAGTTCAAGGAATCAAACGGCAGCAGTCTAAGCATCAATGAGAAACACTACATTCACAAAGACTTgctaaataaaagaaataaattcaAACATAACTATTGTCATGCATAGAAGGCACTGAAAGCATTTGAAAGTCAGGTTCACTAGGGCCACATCACTGTAGACTAGCAACGACCCAGAATCGTCAAAAGTTACAGTGTAGATACTCCAAGATCTACCAAGCGAACAGGAATTGACGCCAAAGTATCAAACAAACTACTCCACTTGCGTCACCCAACACAGTGAACCAACATGCCCAAACAACACTCAACCATATAAATCACATTCtgctttttcaaattttcattttccaGTATCACCCAATTTCAACCACCCACAACGTGGGAGATGGATTACTTCAAATGCAAAGAACATAAAGGATACTAGGTTCAGTTTCAACCGTGAATGCCATGCCTCAATTGAAATCCCCTTCTCGCATTTACTAAAGCGATACACAGTTGAAGAGCCCCCAAAGTCTCAATTACGCATTCAAACCGGCCCAAATTTCCATTTCTACAGCACTCATCCTAAAATAGCCTATTTCTACACGGCATGATCATCAGCTAGCAATGatataaatacataattgaTCATAGTTTGGAGGTCAATTCGGCAAAAAGATTATTAATACAGCATAAATATCCAAGAAAAACTAATAATTTCTTAATGCTGCATAAAAACATTTAATTCCAAGAAAATGTGTGAATTAAAACAGAACTTACGAGCTTAATCGCAACCTCCTCATTTGTCTGAATATTAGTACctgaaaataaaaacccaaacaaaaaatattaataaataagtaaATTTGAAagaatcaaaaatcaaaaacaCCAAGAAGGTGAAGAAAATAACCTAGGTAGATCTCTCCGAACGATCCGCTACCGATCTTCCGGCCAAGTCGAAACCTTCCACCGACCCGCGGCTCCATTGCCATCCCCAAAACGCAAAACGATCACACAGAGAAACCCTAGCCctaaatcaaaaccctaaaaaatccCTAAAAAGAAAGGAGGATTTGGGGGTCGGACGAGGCCTTGACCAAACCTTAGTCCTTGGAGAGGAGTTAGATGGATAAAAACAGCTGCTTGAAGGAAAGTTGAGAAGTGGGTGGGGGCAGGGATGCGTAGGGATACAAGTGGAAAGTCGGATGACTTTATCTCTCTACAAAGTCTAGGgttagagtgagagagagaaaagaagacGACCATGAGAGAATACGTTATGACATTGTAAACTCTTCCATCCAACCGAAAAGTAGTTGGCtgctaaaaaaattgaacagAAATTTCAACACAAAATTGTTTGTTgctaatttataaaattttgtagTTATTTTTAAAACCGcttatattataaatcactctaCAAATATCTAATTTccaataaatcaattaaaaccaaccatcaaattgtataaaaacaaattgACAAAATTGGTAAAAGTATTACGAACCGTCTATGTATAATAGATTAACTAaatgaccttagttttaatatactttttgcaaagatgatatTTACAAAGTGGTTCATAATATGAACTGTTCTAATCATAAACGCAAAGCTCTGTAATCCGAACATGAAGAGTTGTGAGTAGAAGTTCCTACTCGTTATTGAGTAACCAAGCATTGTTTCATCCAATCACAGCAATACTTTTTTCCTACAGCCTTGATATGACGTGCttcccttcttttctttttcaggcAATCAACTGCCAGACGACGTCGTCTTTGTTGCTTTGAGAAACTAATAGCCACTTTGAGTGAAGGAATATATACTTAGAATAGGCATAGGTTTGACAATTTCTTAAAAGACATGTTAATTCGACACGAAATATAACATATTTTTTGTCAACATGTTAACGGGTTAGGTTGTTATTTGACCACCCGTTAAAAACCAATTAACGGATTGAGTCACTTCCCTAAAGATAACACCCAAAGGATCAACGTGAAGGAAGATGCCAGTCATCGAATGTCCTCACTGATGGGTCTAAGTCTCCAAAGAACACCACAATGTCCCTGAATCGCATTGATAACAAGTTTGATTCACCCTCCATATAAATCTGAAGGGGGCCCTTTTGTTTTGCACACTTGAAGAGCTTCTCTCAAAGCCATAGCTTCCGTCACATGGATAGTaacttcaccaaggttcaaagcATCAATAATGATAGGCTGGCCCTTATCGTCTCTTATCACAAAACATGCTGCCACATTATTCCTTACCACGGATTCATCAAAGTAATCTTCACAAAACGGGCTCGGGTGGTACCACTATATCACCTCATTAGGCTTGACAGTCTTCTTTCTTGACATCCTTAGCATTATTGATACGCTGAAGAAATCCACACCTACAGTAGCAAAGAGCAATAGAACGAGCAGGGCTAGGCTTCACAGTTCAGAGAATTAACTTGTTTCGGTCATTCCAAATTTGCCAACAGATTATAAAAGCTTTGATAAGAGGAGAGAGTTCAGTAGCTTCAGAGTTCGGCAGTGATTCTCAGTGGCAGAGCCAAGACTTTTCAAGGAGGAGGGTGGACCTTAATAATCCTAAAAATTATAGAGgcaacacgtggacttttgcccaagaaagacaagattactCCCAATAAATAGGCAGGTTCCTCAAATATTCCCATGCGCAATTCACACCCCTGAAGGTCCTAACAGCTGAATACGACTGCCCACAGCTCATTTGCTcttggcaaggaaaagtcaaaacattaaagataatgattaattacccaaatcctatatttaatacattcccaattgaagattaacctcattcaagtaagtaatccttatTTAATTCAATTAAGGATAATTACTTCATTATCTcaatatattatttcctatttaatatcttgacaatatttctccataaaccttggccaataggatgccgTCATGTGTAaggtaaaaccctaacactaaTAAACCCAAATCCTggctttcatatactttttgtgtgaaaaaaatggTTACGTGGAAGCTCATCGAAGATATTATGTTGTGTGCATGCTGGGTTCATACTACTCATGACCcaattacgggtaatgagataaaattgcgagaaatgtggagtagaATTACGGAAGCGTTTTGCGCTATACATGGAAAAGACGCCAGAagtagtcaaggtcttcaagggggaaaaaactcaacacatcctttacttgttggaaaaatgCTATCTCGATTGCTTCCGGTAATTTgcgtagtgggacaagtttagtGGATCAAGtgacaatattttaatttatt
This window harbors:
- the LOC126583433 gene encoding casein kinase 1-like protein 2; its protein translation is MAMEPRVGGRFRLGRKIGSGSFGEIYLGTNIQTNEEVAIKLENVKTKHPQLLYESKLYKILQGGTGVPNVRWFGTEGDYNVLVMDLLGPSLEDLFNFCSRKLSLKTVLMLADQMINRVEFVHSKSFLHRDIKPDNFLMGLGRRANQIYIIDFGLAKKYRDTSTHQHIPYRENKNLTGTARYASMNTHLGIEQSRRDDLESLGYVLMYFLRGSLPWQGLKAGTKKQKYEKISEKKVSTSIEALCRGYPTEFASYFHYCRSLRFDDKPDYAYLKRLFRDLFIREGFQFDYVFDWTILKYQQSQIATPPTRPLGPNAGPSSGLPPTVANAERQSGGEEGRPTGWSLSDPSRRRNSGPILNSGNISRQKSPAANDRSLSKDAMLSSSNFMRSSGSSRRAAVSSSRDAVLVGSDADPSRPQTTELSPGTLGKISSGQRSSPVVPSENNRTSSGRNISNAKNLESTLKGIESLHFNNDERVQY